The Bombus terrestris chromosome 4, iyBomTerr1.2, whole genome shotgun sequence genome has a window encoding:
- the LOC100651106 gene encoding intraflagellar transport protein 43 homolog isoform X1, with amino-acid sequence MDWAADLEITSKKLLPRLGRRSTQNIVQEDSKLNDDLLESPVSSSSVKLAQPPVAPPRTRKTGWGDELKSGKIRGSSSIIEQLFLRERSRGTEKDDVIDDIPVIPDLDEIQEDNALSDLVNTPTVNVNRVAAYKELDTDLVKNAAFMSLNGVNLSLLAEKLYNENLTKEPDEVWNWNLIFTQVASEVNSETRKNLVT; translated from the exons ATGGATTGGGCCGCGGATTTAGAAATTACCTCGAAAAAA CTTTTGCCTCGTCTTGGTAGAAGATCGACACAGAACATCGTACAAGAAGATTCGAAACTAAACGATGATCTTTTGGAAAGTCCTGTATCGTCATCCTCTGTGAAATTGGCACAACCACCTGTAGCACCCCCACGTACCAGGAAAACAGGATGGGGCGACGAACTGAAAAGCGGGAA GATACGTGGATCGTCGAGCATCATCGAACA ACTGTTTCTTAGGGAACGCTCTCGAGGGACGGAGAAGGACGACGTGATCGACG ATATTCCTGTTATACCGGATTTGGATGAGATTCAGGAGGATAATGCTCTGTCCGATTTAGTAAATACACCAAC AGTGAACGTGAACAGAGTCGCTGCGTATAAAGAACTTGATACGGATTTGGTAAAGAATGCCGCGTTCATGTCTCTAAATGGCGTTAATCTTTCTCTTCTAGCAGAGAAATTATACAATGAAAATCTAACAAAAGAGCCGGATGAAGTATGGAATTGGAATCTTATTTTCACTCAGGTTGCATCTGAAGTAAATAGCGAAACGCGAAAAAATCTTGTTACTTAG
- the LOC100651106 gene encoding intraflagellar transport protein 43 homolog isoform X2 gives MDWAADLEITSKKLLPRLGRRSTQNIVQEDSKLNDDLLESPVSSSSVKLAQPPVAPPRTRKTGWGDELKSGKIRGSSSIIEQERSRGTEKDDVIDDIPVIPDLDEIQEDNALSDLVNTPTVNVNRVAAYKELDTDLVKNAAFMSLNGVNLSLLAEKLYNENLTKEPDEVWNWNLIFTQVASEVNSETRKNLVT, from the exons ATGGATTGGGCCGCGGATTTAGAAATTACCTCGAAAAAA CTTTTGCCTCGTCTTGGTAGAAGATCGACACAGAACATCGTACAAGAAGATTCGAAACTAAACGATGATCTTTTGGAAAGTCCTGTATCGTCATCCTCTGTGAAATTGGCACAACCACCTGTAGCACCCCCACGTACCAGGAAAACAGGATGGGGCGACGAACTGAAAAGCGGGAA GATACGTGGATCGTCGAGCATCATCGAACA GGAACGCTCTCGAGGGACGGAGAAGGACGACGTGATCGACG ATATTCCTGTTATACCGGATTTGGATGAGATTCAGGAGGATAATGCTCTGTCCGATTTAGTAAATACACCAAC AGTGAACGTGAACAGAGTCGCTGCGTATAAAGAACTTGATACGGATTTGGTAAAGAATGCCGCGTTCATGTCTCTAAATGGCGTTAATCTTTCTCTTCTAGCAGAGAAATTATACAATGAAAATCTAACAAAAGAGCCGGATGAAGTATGGAATTGGAATCTTATTTTCACTCAGGTTGCATCTGAAGTAAATAGCGAAACGCGAAAAAATCTTGTTACTTAG
- the LOC100651228 gene encoding uncharacterized protein LOC100651228 isoform X3: MIDDHEITGDLEVAVYQKPISDLFHPSWTNDQSIRSKRNEQLEEETIPTRHAKHRKRRRCRNRSTCLRNTSAIRLSFLWDNGTVPIDQTSKETKEDPDENNTLIEIDEESRNDGVQESYNRTKGEDYDVTDIDEEKGRIDSAEKSFIMTERNDLNERSISTEIELENQNQSRDRTTNDEFFENIDYTDEMNSSSVYPAIDDQVTFHDSLSVIVSKLFQNLRNVSAADGQKIFKELDFVNGTNEDPCQKWLDSKDKLEQVFLGGLASLPACPCLYPNDIFYEDKIWDQKRMKYFRWRDVSGSSQRLDVYKPGATYCVRSFLTQGSGSAAAQHCCYDHQRKLLTRGSGAGTPYFVSPEISPILHERIDVLPWRLCKGDFSRYNGVRPPNNDNACEANPDDEEYQRQIDDTKHY, translated from the exons ATG ATCGATGATCATGAAATCACTGGAGATTTGGAAGTCGCCGTGTATCAAAAACCGATTTCGGACCTATTTCACCCATCTTGGACGAACGATCAGTCGATTCGAAGCAAACGAAACGAGCAGCTCGAAGAAGAGACGATTCCTACGAGACATGCGAAACATCGGAAGCGACGTCGCTGTAGAAATCGATCGACGTGTCTTCGAAATACATCTGCGATCAGGCTGTCTTTTCTGTGGGACAATGGCACGGTGCCAATAGACCAAACATCTAAAGAGACGAAAGAAGATCCTGATGAAAACAACACGCTTATAGAGATCGATGAAGAATCACGCAACGATGGTGTGCAG GAATCGTACAATAGAACCAAAGGGGAGGATTACGATGTAACCGATATTGATGAGGAGAAAGGTAGAATCGATTCAGCggaaaaaagttttatcatgACAGAGAGAAACGATCTCAACGAACGATCTATTTCTACTGAAATTGAGTTAGAAAATCAAAACCAATCTCGAGATCGAACCACGAACGATGAATTCTTCGAGAATATAGATTACACGGACGAAATGAATTCTTCCTCTGTTTACCCGGCCATCGACGATCAAGTTACGTTCCACGATAGCTTAAGCGTTATCGTGagcaaattatttcaaaatctgCGAAACGTTAGCGCAGCGGACGGACAGAAAATTTTCAAGGAGCTGGATTTTGTGAACGGCACGAACGAAGATCCTTGTCAGAAGTGGCTAGACAGCAAGGATAAGCTCGAGCAAGTTTTCTTAG GTGGTCTAGCGTCGTTACCCGCCTGTCCGTGCCTATACCCGAACGATATCTTTTACGAAGACAAAATTTGGGATCAGAAGCGAATGAAGTATTTCAGGTGGAGAGACGTTAGCGGTAGCTCTCAAAGACTCGATGTCTATAAACCCGGAGCCACTTACTGCGTGCGCTCGTTTTTGACGCAAGGAAGCGGAAGCGCCGCAGCTCAACACTGTTGCTACGATCATCAGAGGAAGCTCTTGACCCGTGGTTCCGGTGCTGGTACTCCGTACTTTGTCAGTCCTGAGATATCGCCTATACTGCACGAGAGAATTGACGTGCTGCCTTGGAGGCTTTGCAAGGGTGACTTTTCCAG GTACAACGGAGTAAGACCACCAAACAATGACAACGCGTGTGAGGCGAATCCTGATGACGAGGAATATCAACGACAAATCGATGACACCAAGCATTATTAA
- the LOC100651228 gene encoding uncharacterized protein LOC100651228 isoform X1, with protein MTNMTVSTFVYCVLVFQLTLIVSIVHTGSRRIDDHEITGDLEVAVYQKPISDLFHPSWTNDQSIRSKRNEQLEEETIPTRHAKHRKRRRCRNRSTCLRNTSAIRLSFLWDNGTVPIDQTSKETKEDPDENNTLIEIDEESRNDGVQESYNRTKGEDYDVTDIDEEKGRIDSAEKSFIMTERNDLNERSISTEIELENQNQSRDRTTNDEFFENIDYTDEMNSSSVYPAIDDQVTFHDSLSVIVSKLFQNLRNVSAADGQKIFKELDFVNGTNEDPCQKWLDSKDKLEQVFLGGLASLPACPCLYPNDIFYEDKIWDQKRMKYFRWRDVSGSSQRLDVYKPGATYCVRSFLTQGSGSAAAQHCCYDHQRKLLTRGSGAGTPYFVSPEISPILHERIDVLPWRLCKGDFSRYNGVRPPNNDNACEANPDDEEYQRQIDDTKHY; from the exons ATGACGAACATGACAGTCTCGACCTTTGTATACTGCGTTCTCGTTTTCCAATTGACGTTAATTGTTTCGATCGTGCACACGGGCAGTCGTCGA ATCGATGATCATGAAATCACTGGAGATTTGGAAGTCGCCGTGTATCAAAAACCGATTTCGGACCTATTTCACCCATCTTGGACGAACGATCAGTCGATTCGAAGCAAACGAAACGAGCAGCTCGAAGAAGAGACGATTCCTACGAGACATGCGAAACATCGGAAGCGACGTCGCTGTAGAAATCGATCGACGTGTCTTCGAAATACATCTGCGATCAGGCTGTCTTTTCTGTGGGACAATGGCACGGTGCCAATAGACCAAACATCTAAAGAGACGAAAGAAGATCCTGATGAAAACAACACGCTTATAGAGATCGATGAAGAATCACGCAACGATGGTGTGCAG GAATCGTACAATAGAACCAAAGGGGAGGATTACGATGTAACCGATATTGATGAGGAGAAAGGTAGAATCGATTCAGCggaaaaaagttttatcatgACAGAGAGAAACGATCTCAACGAACGATCTATTTCTACTGAAATTGAGTTAGAAAATCAAAACCAATCTCGAGATCGAACCACGAACGATGAATTCTTCGAGAATATAGATTACACGGACGAAATGAATTCTTCCTCTGTTTACCCGGCCATCGACGATCAAGTTACGTTCCACGATAGCTTAAGCGTTATCGTGagcaaattatttcaaaatctgCGAAACGTTAGCGCAGCGGACGGACAGAAAATTTTCAAGGAGCTGGATTTTGTGAACGGCACGAACGAAGATCCTTGTCAGAAGTGGCTAGACAGCAAGGATAAGCTCGAGCAAGTTTTCTTAG GTGGTCTAGCGTCGTTACCCGCCTGTCCGTGCCTATACCCGAACGATATCTTTTACGAAGACAAAATTTGGGATCAGAAGCGAATGAAGTATTTCAGGTGGAGAGACGTTAGCGGTAGCTCTCAAAGACTCGATGTCTATAAACCCGGAGCCACTTACTGCGTGCGCTCGTTTTTGACGCAAGGAAGCGGAAGCGCCGCAGCTCAACACTGTTGCTACGATCATCAGAGGAAGCTCTTGACCCGTGGTTCCGGTGCTGGTACTCCGTACTTTGTCAGTCCTGAGATATCGCCTATACTGCACGAGAGAATTGACGTGCTGCCTTGGAGGCTTTGCAAGGGTGACTTTTCCAG GTACAACGGAGTAAGACCACCAAACAATGACAACGCGTGTGAGGCGAATCCTGATGACGAGGAATATCAACGACAAATCGATGACACCAAGCATTATTAA
- the LOC100651228 gene encoding uncharacterized protein LOC100651228 isoform X2, whose amino-acid sequence MTNMTVSTFVYCVLVFQLTLIVSIVHTGSRRIDDHEITGDLEVAVYQKPISDLFHPSWTNDQSIRSKRNEQLEEETIPTRHAKHRKRRRCRNRSTCLRNTSAIRLSFLWDNGTVPIDQTSKETKEDPDENNTLIEIDEESRNDGVQESYNRTKGEDYDVTDIDEEKGRIDSAEKSFIMTERNDLNERSISTEIELENQNQSRDRTTNDEFFENIDYTDEMNSSSVYPAIDDQVTFHDSLSVIVSKLFQNLRNVSAADGQKIFKELDFVNGTNEDPCQKWLDSKDKLEQVFLGGLASLPACPCLYPNDIFYEDKIWDQKRMKYFRWRDVSGSSQRLDVYKPGATYCVRSFLTQGSGSAAAQHCCYDHQRKLLTRGSGAGTPYFVSPEISPILHERIDVLPWRLCKGDFSRSFTCTTE is encoded by the exons ATGACGAACATGACAGTCTCGACCTTTGTATACTGCGTTCTCGTTTTCCAATTGACGTTAATTGTTTCGATCGTGCACACGGGCAGTCGTCGA ATCGATGATCATGAAATCACTGGAGATTTGGAAGTCGCCGTGTATCAAAAACCGATTTCGGACCTATTTCACCCATCTTGGACGAACGATCAGTCGATTCGAAGCAAACGAAACGAGCAGCTCGAAGAAGAGACGATTCCTACGAGACATGCGAAACATCGGAAGCGACGTCGCTGTAGAAATCGATCGACGTGTCTTCGAAATACATCTGCGATCAGGCTGTCTTTTCTGTGGGACAATGGCACGGTGCCAATAGACCAAACATCTAAAGAGACGAAAGAAGATCCTGATGAAAACAACACGCTTATAGAGATCGATGAAGAATCACGCAACGATGGTGTGCAG GAATCGTACAATAGAACCAAAGGGGAGGATTACGATGTAACCGATATTGATGAGGAGAAAGGTAGAATCGATTCAGCggaaaaaagttttatcatgACAGAGAGAAACGATCTCAACGAACGATCTATTTCTACTGAAATTGAGTTAGAAAATCAAAACCAATCTCGAGATCGAACCACGAACGATGAATTCTTCGAGAATATAGATTACACGGACGAAATGAATTCTTCCTCTGTTTACCCGGCCATCGACGATCAAGTTACGTTCCACGATAGCTTAAGCGTTATCGTGagcaaattatttcaaaatctgCGAAACGTTAGCGCAGCGGACGGACAGAAAATTTTCAAGGAGCTGGATTTTGTGAACGGCACGAACGAAGATCCTTGTCAGAAGTGGCTAGACAGCAAGGATAAGCTCGAGCAAGTTTTCTTAG GTGGTCTAGCGTCGTTACCCGCCTGTCCGTGCCTATACCCGAACGATATCTTTTACGAAGACAAAATTTGGGATCAGAAGCGAATGAAGTATTTCAGGTGGAGAGACGTTAGCGGTAGCTCTCAAAGACTCGATGTCTATAAACCCGGAGCCACTTACTGCGTGCGCTCGTTTTTGACGCAAGGAAGCGGAAGCGCCGCAGCTCAACACTGTTGCTACGATCATCAGAGGAAGCTCTTGACCCGTGGTTCCGGTGCTGGTACTCCGTACTTTGTCAGTCCTGAGATATCGCCTATACTGCACGAGAGAATTGACGTGCTGCCTTGGAGGCTTTGCAAGGGTGACTTTTCCAGGTCTTTCACTT GTACAACGGAGTAA
- the LOC105666762 gene encoding bone morphogenetic protein 2: MISSDVRFFLLAILFLPCTFNVHAHPNRFSEDDNPNEEELVNSWSLDDLNEGSEHDARRDEALEKLQQVLGIRSHGEKTGRRKVPPQFMVELYNNVADPSGVTRGKNPYNAKVVRSFIERDTTLSRFYFFNITGLEVDESVLEAELHLYRKRTPLKVMHPSTLASPYYLIRVYQVLDEKSLDVPDLHRLLNVRYVGAHASGWQIFNVKQAVLAWLTGEPNLGLLVTASTLFEDQVTVEFSRRNEYHHSKQPILVLFDDDGKGHRGERSNNESEEASYENEDEKNDLKNEYGDKNAEKHDRGKGQAEETRWESENKSEYFQRQKRKQIGEQDVVTQTARVTRDLAEETPKRRRRETISSSRKLQKNVYSHGLTSMDIYQRAIRRERMGERVRQRPMSLSNENFREKRSIKSHASVRQNVTECTRHELYVDFKEIGLSSSIIAPLGYSAYHCKGICESPLSQDQQPTNHATIQGIVHKMGLVKGVERPCCVPTKLLGTTILFFDDNENVVLKVYQDMIADRCGCR, from the exons ATGATATCGAGTGACGTTCGGTTTTTTCTTTTGGCGATACTCTTCTTACCGTGTACTTTCAACGTACACGCACACCCGAATCGCTTCTCCGAAGATGATAATCCCAACGAGGAAGAACTTGTCAACTCCTGGTCTTTGGATGACTTAAACGAAGGAAGCGAGCACGATGCTCGTCGAGACGAGGCTCTAGAAAAACTACAACAG GTTCTTGGTATCCGGAGTCACGGCGAGAAAACAGGACGTCGCAAGGTGCCACCGCAATTTATGGTGGAACTGTATAATAATGTAGCAGATCCCAGTGGTGTCACGCGTGGCAAAAATCCATACAATGCCAAGGTTGTCCGCAGCTTCATCGAAAGAG ATACCACCTTATCGCGATTCTACTTCTTCAACATCACGGGTTTAGAGGTGGACGAATCTGTTTTGGAGGCAGAGCTTCATCTTTATCGGAAGAGGACACCTTTGAAAGTTATGCATCCATCCACTTTAGCTTCACCCTATTATTTG ATAAGAGTATATCAAGTCTTGGATGAGAAAAGTTTAGACGTACCCGATCTTCACAGGCTGTTGAACGTTAGATACGTCGGGGCACACGCGTCCGGTTGGCAG ATATTCAATGTAAAACAAGCGGTTCTTGCCTGGTTAACTGGAGAACCGAATCTTGGTCTCTTGGTAACGGCTTCCACTTTGTTCGAGGATCAAGTAACTGTAGAGTTTTCACGGCGAAACGAGTACCATCATAGCAAACAACCGATCTTGGTACTCTTCGATGACGACGGGAAAGGACACCGAGGCGAACGTAGCAACAACGAGAGCGAAGAAGCATCCTACGAGAACGAAGACGAGAAGAATGATTTGAAGAACGAGTACGGTGATAAGAATGCCGAGAAGCACGATCGAGGAAAAGGTCAAGCGGAAGAGACTCGATGGGAAAGCGAGAATAAATCTGAATACTTTCAAAGGCAGAAGAGAAAACAAATAGGAGAACAGGATGTGGTGACGCAGACTGCTCGAGTGACCCGAGATCTTGCAGAAGAGACGCCCAAACGACGTCGAAGGGAAACCATTTCCTCTTCgagaaaattacagaaaaacgtTTATTCGCACGGCTTAACCTCGATGGACATATATCAACGAGCGATACGCCGCGAAAGAATGGGAGAAAGAGTTCGTCAAAGGCCGATGTCTttgtcgaatgaaaatttccgtgaaaaacggtcgattAAAAGTCACGCTTCTGTTCGACAAAATGTCACTGAATGTACGAGGCACGAGCTGTACGTCGACTTTAAAGAAATCGGTCTTTCCTCCTCTATCATCGCTCCGCTCGGTTATTCCGCCTATCATTGTAAAGGCATCTGCGAATCGCCATTGAGTCAAGATCAACAGCCGACAAATCACGCGACTATTCAGGGAATCGTTCACAAAATGGGACTGGTGAAGGGGGTTGAGAGACCTTGCTGCGTACCCACCAAACTATTGGGCACAACCATTCTATTCTTCGATGACAATGAAAACGTGGTCCTGAAAGTTTATCAAGACATGATAGCGGATCGTTGCGGATGTCGTTAA
- the LOC100651350 gene encoding uncharacterized protein LOC100651350 isoform X1, translating to MDGPAVTKRADVPVPNEINRDPPVSRTPLRLSEIQWLPDGQSSRRSQPAWATTDRDRSHAIGDQNEGNEGRTHREEVRQHVCCARHEKMIDVGYGISGEIIQIDAGHCRKLCPRHVLDDPGDASRPIVQRCFPESHCRPRAAKLERVSTIQGVRVIEVTEACECTPDSSCRRESFTHLVHSGTPHQAVIDVGVCMGHCAKDLGCKPVRNSTVSIKGPNGDEVYQVIEKCGCAGTCHKMDHMETVLDFSEVEIKDGTNTTDVRPVVRQINVGQCVGTCPGNETEMCLLRDKKEPSRCLAGLYSKQHTCTPARFKVHEYRTRRGSKREIIQITQCACV from the exons ATGGACGGGCCAGCCGTCACGAAGCGGGCCGACGTTCCCGTACCAAACGAGATTAATAGAGATCCGCCTGTCAGCCGGACGCCTCTCCGTCTGAGCGAGATCCAGTGGCTTCCAGACGGCCAGTCTTCTCGCAGATCGCAACCTGCGTGGGCAACAACCGATCGTGATCGATCGCACG CCATCGGCGACCAGAATGAAGGGAACGAAGGTAGGACACACAGGGAAGAGGTTCGACAACATGTATGCTGCGCCAGACACGAGAAAATGATCGATGTTGGATACG GAATATCGGGCGAAATTATCCAAATTGATGCAGGCCACTGTCGTAAACTGTGTCCGCGACACGTGTTGGATGATCCAGGAGATGCGAGTCGGCCCATTGTACag agATGTTTCCCGGAATCGCATTGTCGTCCAAGGGCGGCGAAATTGGAGAGGGTGTCAACGATTCAAGGTGTTCGTGTTATCGAAGTCACAGAAGCTTGCGAATGCACGCCTGATTCGTCCTGTAGGCGAGAATCCTTCACGCATCTCGTACATTCTGGCACTCCTCACCAAGCCGTGATCGATGTCGGAGTATGTATGGGTCACTGTGCTAAAG ATCTTGGATGCAAACCGGTGAGGAACAGTACGGTTAGCATCAAAGGACCGAATG GGGACGAAGTGTACCAAGTGATTGAGAAATGTGGCTGTGCTGGAACATGCCACAAAATGGACCACATGGAGACCGTTTTAGATTTCAGCGAAGTGGAAATTAAGGATGGTACAAACACGACGGATGTTAGGCCAGTCGTTCGG CAAATTAACGTCGGACAATGCGTTGGGACGTGTCCAGGAAACGAGACGGAAATGTGTCTTTTGAGAGACAAAAAAGAGCCATCGAGATGCTTGGCGGGTCTGTACTCGAAGCAACATACTTGTACACCCGCCAGATTCAAAGTTCACGAATACAG gACACGTCGTGGATCGAAGagagaaattattcaaattacccAATGTGCCTGTGTCTGA
- the LOC100651350 gene encoding uncharacterized protein LOC100651350 isoform X2 produces the protein MRIQITRGQWAVFGGFTLVCLANLRLAIGDQNEGNEGRTHREEVRQHVCCARHEKMIDVGYGISGEIIQIDAGHCRKLCPRHVLDDPGDASRPIVQRCFPESHCRPRAAKLERVSTIQGVRVIEVTEACECTPDSSCRRESFTHLVHSGTPHQAVIDVGVCMGHCAKDLGCKPVRNSTVSIKGPNGDEVYQVIEKCGCAGTCHKMDHMETVLDFSEVEIKDGTNTTDVRPVVRQINVGQCVGTCPGNETEMCLLRDKKEPSRCLAGLYSKQHTCTPARFKVHEYRTRRGSKREIIQITQCACV, from the exons ATGCGAATACAAATCACGAGGGGTCAGTGGGCCGTATTCGGTGGCTTCACGTTAGTTTGCCTCGCCAATTTACGATTAG CCATCGGCGACCAGAATGAAGGGAACGAAGGTAGGACACACAGGGAAGAGGTTCGACAACATGTATGCTGCGCCAGACACGAGAAAATGATCGATGTTGGATACG GAATATCGGGCGAAATTATCCAAATTGATGCAGGCCACTGTCGTAAACTGTGTCCGCGACACGTGTTGGATGATCCAGGAGATGCGAGTCGGCCCATTGTACag agATGTTTCCCGGAATCGCATTGTCGTCCAAGGGCGGCGAAATTGGAGAGGGTGTCAACGATTCAAGGTGTTCGTGTTATCGAAGTCACAGAAGCTTGCGAATGCACGCCTGATTCGTCCTGTAGGCGAGAATCCTTCACGCATCTCGTACATTCTGGCACTCCTCACCAAGCCGTGATCGATGTCGGAGTATGTATGGGTCACTGTGCTAAAG ATCTTGGATGCAAACCGGTGAGGAACAGTACGGTTAGCATCAAAGGACCGAATG GGGACGAAGTGTACCAAGTGATTGAGAAATGTGGCTGTGCTGGAACATGCCACAAAATGGACCACATGGAGACCGTTTTAGATTTCAGCGAAGTGGAAATTAAGGATGGTACAAACACGACGGATGTTAGGCCAGTCGTTCGG CAAATTAACGTCGGACAATGCGTTGGGACGTGTCCAGGAAACGAGACGGAAATGTGTCTTTTGAGAGACAAAAAAGAGCCATCGAGATGCTTGGCGGGTCTGTACTCGAAGCAACATACTTGTACACCCGCCAGATTCAAAGTTCACGAATACAG gACACGTCGTGGATCGAAGagagaaattattcaaattacccAATGTGCCTGTGTCTGA